The following are from one region of the Siniperca chuatsi isolate FFG_IHB_CAS linkage group LG21, ASM2008510v1, whole genome shotgun sequence genome:
- the srl gene encoding sarcalumenin isoform X1 — MKGTVLICCFLSLLLLQATAGKTFEEEVEDVTSVLRDRSHIDETLRLATEEKAGDYAAALERLRKIYHTSIKPMEQAYKYNELRQHEISAYPGRTLGDSATDGEITSKPMVLFLGPWSVGKSSMINYLLGMHDSPYQLYTGAEPTTSEFTVIMHGEKIRSVEGIVMAADSSRSFSPLEKFGQNFLEKLIGIEMPHKLLERVTFVDTPGIIENRKQQERGYPFNDVCQWFIDRADLIFVVFDPTKLDVGLELEMLFRQLKGRESQIRIILNKADNLVTQDLMRVYGALFWSLAPLINVTEPPRVYVSSFWPYDYAPDTSRELFKREEISLLEDLNQVIENRMENKIAFIRQHGIRVRIHGLLVDRYVQTFKEKMSFFSDPELVFKEIVDDPDKFYIFKSILAKTNVSKFDLPNRDAYRDFFGINPVTNFKPLTAQCSYMGGCLLDKIERAITNELPALLSSINSGKQPGLSSCEATGCGEKPKNRYRKN; from the exons aagAAGAAGTCGAAGATGTCACCTCCGTCCTCAGAGACAGATCTCACATCGACGAGACGCTGCGACTTGCTACTGAGGAAAAAGCAGGAGATTATGCAG CGGCTCTGGAGAGGTTGCGGAAGATCTACCACACGTCCATCAAGCCGATGGAGCAGGCCTACAAATACAATGAGCTGAGGCAGCACGAGATCTCAG CCTACCCCGGACGAACCCTGGGGGACTCAGCCACAG ATGGAGAGATTACTTCAAAGCCCATGGTGCTGTTCCTGGGACCCTGGAGTGTAGGAAAGTCCTCCATGATCAATTACCTCCTGGGCATGCACGACAGCCCCTATCAGCTCTACACAG GAGCTGAGCCTACTACCTCTGAGTTCACTGTAATTATGCACGGGGAGAAAATCCGCTCTGTTGAGGGTATTGTTATGGCAGCAGACAGCTCTCGTTCCTTCTCTCCCCTGGAGAAGTTTGGCCAAAACTTCTTAGAAAAGCTGATCGGTATTGAGATGCCCCACAAGCTGCTGGAACGTGTGACTTTTGTGGATACACCAGGAATCATTGAGaacaggaagcagcaggagAGAG GCTATCCTTTCAATGACGTTTGCCAGTGGTTCATTGACCGTGCTGACCTGATCTTCGTGGTGTTTGACCCCACCAAACTAGACGTTGGCCTGGAGCTGGAGATGCTCTTCCGGCAGTTGAAGGGTCGTGAATCCCAGATCCGCATCATCCTAAACAAGGCTGACAACCTAGTCACCCAGGACTTAATGAGAGTCTACGGCGCGCTCTTTTGGAGCTTAGCTCCCCTCATCAATGTGACCGAACCACCCCGCGTTTACGTCAGCTCCTTCTGGCCATATGACTACGCACCTGACACAAGCCGTGAGCTCTTCAAGCGAGAGGAGATCTCCCTCCTGGAAGATCTGAACCAGGTGATTGAAAACCGCATGGAAAACAAAATTGCCTTCATCCGCCAACATGGCATCCGTGTGCGCATCCATGGCCTGCTGGTAGACCGCTACGTCCAGACCTTTAAAGAGAAGATGAGCTTCTTCAGTGACCCTGAACTAGTCTTCAAGGAGATTGTGGACGACCCAGACAAGTTCTATATTTTCAAATCCATCCTAGCCAAGACCAACGTCAGCAAGTTTGACCTGCCCAACCGTGATGCTTACCGTGACTTCTTTGGCATCAATCCGGTCACCAACTTCAAGCCCCTGACGGCTCAGTGCTCCTACATGGGAGGCTGTCTGCTGGATAAGATTGAGAGGGCAATCACCAATGAGCTGCCTGCCCTTCTGAGCAGCATTAACTCTGGCAAGCAGCCTGGCCTGTCCTCCTGCGAGGCTACTGGCTGTGGTGAGAAGCCAAAGAATCGCTATCGGAAGAactga
- the srl gene encoding sarcalumenin isoform X3 translates to MKGTVLICCFLSLLLLQATAGKTFEEEVEDVTSVLRDRSHIDETLRLATEEKAGDYAAALERLRKIYHTSIKPMEQAYKYNELRQHEISDGEITSKPMVLFLGPWSVGKSSMINYLLGMHDSPYQLYTGAEPTTSEFTVIMHGEKIRSVEGIVMAADSSRSFSPLEKFGQNFLEKLIGIEMPHKLLERVTFVDTPGIIENRKQQERGYPFNDVCQWFIDRADLIFVVFDPTKLDVGLELEMLFRQLKGRESQIRIILNKADNLVTQDLMRVYGALFWSLAPLINVTEPPRVYVSSFWPYDYAPDTSRELFKREEISLLEDLNQVIENRMENKIAFIRQHGIRVRIHGLLVDRYVQTFKEKMSFFSDPELVFKEIVDDPDKFYIFKSILAKTNVSKFDLPNRDAYRDFFGINPVTNFKPLTAQCSYMGGCLLDKIERAITNELPALLSSINSGKQPGLSSCEATGCGEKPKNRYRKN, encoded by the exons aagAAGAAGTCGAAGATGTCACCTCCGTCCTCAGAGACAGATCTCACATCGACGAGACGCTGCGACTTGCTACTGAGGAAAAAGCAGGAGATTATGCAG CGGCTCTGGAGAGGTTGCGGAAGATCTACCACACGTCCATCAAGCCGATGGAGCAGGCCTACAAATACAATGAGCTGAGGCAGCACGAGATCTCAG ATGGAGAGATTACTTCAAAGCCCATGGTGCTGTTCCTGGGACCCTGGAGTGTAGGAAAGTCCTCCATGATCAATTACCTCCTGGGCATGCACGACAGCCCCTATCAGCTCTACACAG GAGCTGAGCCTACTACCTCTGAGTTCACTGTAATTATGCACGGGGAGAAAATCCGCTCTGTTGAGGGTATTGTTATGGCAGCAGACAGCTCTCGTTCCTTCTCTCCCCTGGAGAAGTTTGGCCAAAACTTCTTAGAAAAGCTGATCGGTATTGAGATGCCCCACAAGCTGCTGGAACGTGTGACTTTTGTGGATACACCAGGAATCATTGAGaacaggaagcagcaggagAGAG GCTATCCTTTCAATGACGTTTGCCAGTGGTTCATTGACCGTGCTGACCTGATCTTCGTGGTGTTTGACCCCACCAAACTAGACGTTGGCCTGGAGCTGGAGATGCTCTTCCGGCAGTTGAAGGGTCGTGAATCCCAGATCCGCATCATCCTAAACAAGGCTGACAACCTAGTCACCCAGGACTTAATGAGAGTCTACGGCGCGCTCTTTTGGAGCTTAGCTCCCCTCATCAATGTGACCGAACCACCCCGCGTTTACGTCAGCTCCTTCTGGCCATATGACTACGCACCTGACACAAGCCGTGAGCTCTTCAAGCGAGAGGAGATCTCCCTCCTGGAAGATCTGAACCAGGTGATTGAAAACCGCATGGAAAACAAAATTGCCTTCATCCGCCAACATGGCATCCGTGTGCGCATCCATGGCCTGCTGGTAGACCGCTACGTCCAGACCTTTAAAGAGAAGATGAGCTTCTTCAGTGACCCTGAACTAGTCTTCAAGGAGATTGTGGACGACCCAGACAAGTTCTATATTTTCAAATCCATCCTAGCCAAGACCAACGTCAGCAAGTTTGACCTGCCCAACCGTGATGCTTACCGTGACTTCTTTGGCATCAATCCGGTCACCAACTTCAAGCCCCTGACGGCTCAGTGCTCCTACATGGGAGGCTGTCTGCTGGATAAGATTGAGAGGGCAATCACCAATGAGCTGCCTGCCCTTCTGAGCAGCATTAACTCTGGCAAGCAGCCTGGCCTGTCCTCCTGCGAGGCTACTGGCTGTGGTGAGAAGCCAAAGAATCGCTATCGGAAGAactga
- the srl gene encoding sarcalumenin isoform X4, translating into MKGTVLICCFLSLLLLQATAEEEVEDVTSVLRDRSHIDETLRLATEEKAGDYAAALERLRKIYHTSIKPMEQAYKYNELRQHEISDGEITSKPMVLFLGPWSVGKSSMINYLLGMHDSPYQLYTGAEPTTSEFTVIMHGEKIRSVEGIVMAADSSRSFSPLEKFGQNFLEKLIGIEMPHKLLERVTFVDTPGIIENRKQQERGYPFNDVCQWFIDRADLIFVVFDPTKLDVGLELEMLFRQLKGRESQIRIILNKADNLVTQDLMRVYGALFWSLAPLINVTEPPRVYVSSFWPYDYAPDTSRELFKREEISLLEDLNQVIENRMENKIAFIRQHGIRVRIHGLLVDRYVQTFKEKMSFFSDPELVFKEIVDDPDKFYIFKSILAKTNVSKFDLPNRDAYRDFFGINPVTNFKPLTAQCSYMGGCLLDKIERAITNELPALLSSINSGKQPGLSSCEATGCGEKPKNRYRKN; encoded by the exons aagAAGAAGTCGAAGATGTCACCTCCGTCCTCAGAGACAGATCTCACATCGACGAGACGCTGCGACTTGCTACTGAGGAAAAAGCAGGAGATTATGCAG CGGCTCTGGAGAGGTTGCGGAAGATCTACCACACGTCCATCAAGCCGATGGAGCAGGCCTACAAATACAATGAGCTGAGGCAGCACGAGATCTCAG ATGGAGAGATTACTTCAAAGCCCATGGTGCTGTTCCTGGGACCCTGGAGTGTAGGAAAGTCCTCCATGATCAATTACCTCCTGGGCATGCACGACAGCCCCTATCAGCTCTACACAG GAGCTGAGCCTACTACCTCTGAGTTCACTGTAATTATGCACGGGGAGAAAATCCGCTCTGTTGAGGGTATTGTTATGGCAGCAGACAGCTCTCGTTCCTTCTCTCCCCTGGAGAAGTTTGGCCAAAACTTCTTAGAAAAGCTGATCGGTATTGAGATGCCCCACAAGCTGCTGGAACGTGTGACTTTTGTGGATACACCAGGAATCATTGAGaacaggaagcagcaggagAGAG GCTATCCTTTCAATGACGTTTGCCAGTGGTTCATTGACCGTGCTGACCTGATCTTCGTGGTGTTTGACCCCACCAAACTAGACGTTGGCCTGGAGCTGGAGATGCTCTTCCGGCAGTTGAAGGGTCGTGAATCCCAGATCCGCATCATCCTAAACAAGGCTGACAACCTAGTCACCCAGGACTTAATGAGAGTCTACGGCGCGCTCTTTTGGAGCTTAGCTCCCCTCATCAATGTGACCGAACCACCCCGCGTTTACGTCAGCTCCTTCTGGCCATATGACTACGCACCTGACACAAGCCGTGAGCTCTTCAAGCGAGAGGAGATCTCCCTCCTGGAAGATCTGAACCAGGTGATTGAAAACCGCATGGAAAACAAAATTGCCTTCATCCGCCAACATGGCATCCGTGTGCGCATCCATGGCCTGCTGGTAGACCGCTACGTCCAGACCTTTAAAGAGAAGATGAGCTTCTTCAGTGACCCTGAACTAGTCTTCAAGGAGATTGTGGACGACCCAGACAAGTTCTATATTTTCAAATCCATCCTAGCCAAGACCAACGTCAGCAAGTTTGACCTGCCCAACCGTGATGCTTACCGTGACTTCTTTGGCATCAATCCGGTCACCAACTTCAAGCCCCTGACGGCTCAGTGCTCCTACATGGGAGGCTGTCTGCTGGATAAGATTGAGAGGGCAATCACCAATGAGCTGCCTGCCCTTCTGAGCAGCATTAACTCTGGCAAGCAGCCTGGCCTGTCCTCCTGCGAGGCTACTGGCTGTGGTGAGAAGCCAAAGAATCGCTATCGGAAGAactga
- the srl gene encoding sarcalumenin isoform X2: protein MKGTVLICCFLSLLLLQATAEEEVEDVTSVLRDRSHIDETLRLATEEKAGDYAAALERLRKIYHTSIKPMEQAYKYNELRQHEISAYPGRTLGDSATDGEITSKPMVLFLGPWSVGKSSMINYLLGMHDSPYQLYTGAEPTTSEFTVIMHGEKIRSVEGIVMAADSSRSFSPLEKFGQNFLEKLIGIEMPHKLLERVTFVDTPGIIENRKQQERGYPFNDVCQWFIDRADLIFVVFDPTKLDVGLELEMLFRQLKGRESQIRIILNKADNLVTQDLMRVYGALFWSLAPLINVTEPPRVYVSSFWPYDYAPDTSRELFKREEISLLEDLNQVIENRMENKIAFIRQHGIRVRIHGLLVDRYVQTFKEKMSFFSDPELVFKEIVDDPDKFYIFKSILAKTNVSKFDLPNRDAYRDFFGINPVTNFKPLTAQCSYMGGCLLDKIERAITNELPALLSSINSGKQPGLSSCEATGCGEKPKNRYRKN, encoded by the exons aagAAGAAGTCGAAGATGTCACCTCCGTCCTCAGAGACAGATCTCACATCGACGAGACGCTGCGACTTGCTACTGAGGAAAAAGCAGGAGATTATGCAG CGGCTCTGGAGAGGTTGCGGAAGATCTACCACACGTCCATCAAGCCGATGGAGCAGGCCTACAAATACAATGAGCTGAGGCAGCACGAGATCTCAG CCTACCCCGGACGAACCCTGGGGGACTCAGCCACAG ATGGAGAGATTACTTCAAAGCCCATGGTGCTGTTCCTGGGACCCTGGAGTGTAGGAAAGTCCTCCATGATCAATTACCTCCTGGGCATGCACGACAGCCCCTATCAGCTCTACACAG GAGCTGAGCCTACTACCTCTGAGTTCACTGTAATTATGCACGGGGAGAAAATCCGCTCTGTTGAGGGTATTGTTATGGCAGCAGACAGCTCTCGTTCCTTCTCTCCCCTGGAGAAGTTTGGCCAAAACTTCTTAGAAAAGCTGATCGGTATTGAGATGCCCCACAAGCTGCTGGAACGTGTGACTTTTGTGGATACACCAGGAATCATTGAGaacaggaagcagcaggagAGAG GCTATCCTTTCAATGACGTTTGCCAGTGGTTCATTGACCGTGCTGACCTGATCTTCGTGGTGTTTGACCCCACCAAACTAGACGTTGGCCTGGAGCTGGAGATGCTCTTCCGGCAGTTGAAGGGTCGTGAATCCCAGATCCGCATCATCCTAAACAAGGCTGACAACCTAGTCACCCAGGACTTAATGAGAGTCTACGGCGCGCTCTTTTGGAGCTTAGCTCCCCTCATCAATGTGACCGAACCACCCCGCGTTTACGTCAGCTCCTTCTGGCCATATGACTACGCACCTGACACAAGCCGTGAGCTCTTCAAGCGAGAGGAGATCTCCCTCCTGGAAGATCTGAACCAGGTGATTGAAAACCGCATGGAAAACAAAATTGCCTTCATCCGCCAACATGGCATCCGTGTGCGCATCCATGGCCTGCTGGTAGACCGCTACGTCCAGACCTTTAAAGAGAAGATGAGCTTCTTCAGTGACCCTGAACTAGTCTTCAAGGAGATTGTGGACGACCCAGACAAGTTCTATATTTTCAAATCCATCCTAGCCAAGACCAACGTCAGCAAGTTTGACCTGCCCAACCGTGATGCTTACCGTGACTTCTTTGGCATCAATCCGGTCACCAACTTCAAGCCCCTGACGGCTCAGTGCTCCTACATGGGAGGCTGTCTGCTGGATAAGATTGAGAGGGCAATCACCAATGAGCTGCCTGCCCTTCTGAGCAGCATTAACTCTGGCAAGCAGCCTGGCCTGTCCTCCTGCGAGGCTACTGGCTGTGGTGAGAAGCCAAAGAATCGCTATCGGAAGAactga